GGAAAAAAGTCGCGTTGGGATCGACATGATTCTTGCCATCCACCTGCCCGGAGGCATAGACGAGCTTGCCGGCGCTGTCCATCACCTCCACCTGCAGCCACATCTTGCGGATGTAGGTGGTGCCCGTGGGAATCTTGTGTCCGGCGCCGACATTATGCACATCGACGGTCAGCTCCAGGTTGCCCTCGGCATCAACTTTCTCCGCCACCTTGAGTTGGGCGGCAGCGCGCAGCATCTCCCGGGACCGCTCGGCCTGCTCCTTGTGGCCCAGTTCATCCTGAATATAGGAACTGCCGCCGACAAAACCGTGAAAGGCGATGCTGTCGCGCAGCTTGCCCATGCCGGCGGAGCGGCCGGGCGTCGGGGCCACGCCGGGCGTGGGCGTCATATGGCAATTCTGGCAGGTGATGCCCTGCTTGCCGTAATCGTTGTTCTTCCAATCCTCATAGGTATCGATGATGTGCACGCCGTTGGCGGGATGCACCACCATGTGGCAGGAACCGCAGAATTCAGCCTTGGTGTGGATGTCGGAGTAAGCCACCTCATGATAGAGGGATTGTCCATCGCCGCGCGGTCCGCGCTTGACCTTGCCCGGCTCGGAGATGTGACCCATGTTGAACACCTGGGCGACTCCGGTCACGGTGTGACAGAAGTCGCAGGAAATGCCCCGGCGCGACACGGCGTCGAACTTGCTGCCGTCGGCGGGCGGCAGCAGGCCGGTGCGTGCGGCGATGGGCGCGTGGCAGGGTCCGCACAGCATGTCGGTGGCGCCTTGGGTCTCCTGATGGGCCAGCTGAAAATCGGCCTGATACCACTTGTTTTCCCAGGCGTAGGCATGCATGGACTTGGACCAGGCGTCGTGGATGTCGCGATGGCAGCCCGCGCAGACCTGCGGATTTTCAAAAGAGCCGGGGGCGAACGCCTGGGGTTTCGCTGGAGCGGCTTCGTTCGCCGC
The sequence above is drawn from the Geoalkalibacter sp. genome and encodes:
- a CDS encoding multiheme c-type cytochrome; this translates as MKRRGLVLMAALPLLTAGCGMFSGPSQVTATTEQAAAVAPAEAAKPAAAANEAAPAKPQAFAPGSFENPQVCAGCHRDIHDAWSKSMHAYAWENKWYQADFQLAHQETQGATDMLCGPCHAPIAARTGLLPPADGSKFDAVSRRGISCDFCHTVTGVAQVFNMGHISEPGKVKRGPRGDGQSLYHEVAYSDIHTKAEFCGSCHMVVHPANGVHIIDTYEDWKNNDYGKQGITCQNCHMTPTPGVAPTPGRSAGMGKLRDSIAFHGFVGGSSYIQDELGHKEQAERSREMLRAAAQLKVAEKVDAEGNLELTVDVHNVGAGHKIPTGTTYIRKMWLQVEVMDSAGKLVYASGQVDGKNHVDPNATFFRLLFLDKDGQLTGKSWRAQGIGYDRRIPAKGKDTEVYRIKLPAKGDYTVNTRLMYRSFSQATLDEIHQRTGEPVPPVVSVEMAKAQTAVRF